In Brachypodium distachyon strain Bd21 chromosome 2, Brachypodium_distachyon_v3.0, whole genome shotgun sequence, one genomic interval encodes:
- the LOC104583170 gene encoding RING-H2 finger protein ATL57, with amino-acid sequence MRVCLVYPLILTQKTHASHWLQRPQQTNKMQQTLQTRSSCRQYRSEASTSQKTKQKRVRQAMPGSSASTTLQYTGIGVFVAIVLLGLIYFSRSIRAGVLARRNDAATGQGVGTASPEQQLVLGLAPEDVALLPTFTYHAISPADRWHGGGDKAKAKAADRCAVCLDELREGALVRMLSSCKHFFHASCVDVWLLSHASCPVCRASPAPALAPEGVHLGVAPLSPPPTQLRRCGASSKGGDTSRMNNYGASRSSSPVIRSLAHSELLIYTTDVNSVMSPSATWPRTPDIEISRSKSLSTVMTSGRHLDNQKAKTILYFFSLKEPTVNI; translated from the coding sequence ATGCGTGTCTGCCTGGTTTATCCGCTTATCCTAACACAAAAAACACATGCATCACACTGGTTACagcgacctcaacaaacaaataaaatgcaacagaCTTTGCAAACTCGGTCCTCCTGCAGGCAGTACAGGAGTGAGGCAAGCACCtctcagaaaacaaaacaaaaaagagtgAGGCAAGCAATGCCAGGCAGCTCGGCGTCCACGACGCTGCAGTACACGGGCATCGGCGTCTTCGTGGCCAtcgtcctcctcggcctcATCTACTTCAGCCGTTCCATCAGAGCCGGCGTCCTGGCGCGCAGGAATGACGCCGCCACCGGGCAAGGCGTGGGGACCGCGAGCCCAGAGCAGCAGCTAGTCCTCGGCCTCGCTCCCGAGGACGTCGCCCTGCTGCCAACGTTCACGTACCACGCTATTTCACCCGCCGACCGCTggcacggcggcggtgacAAGGCCAAGGCCAAAGCGGCCGACCGCTGTGCGGTGTGCCTCGACGAGCTCCGAGAGGGCGCGCTGGTGCGCATGCTGTCGTCGTGCAAGCACTTCTTCCACGCGAGCTGCGTCGACGTGTGGCTCCTGTCGCACGCGTCGTGCCCCGTGTGCCGAGCGAGCCCGGCCCCGGCACTGGCACCGGAGGGAGTCCATCTGGGCGTGGCGCccctgtcgccgccgcccacgcaGCTGCGCCGGTGCGGGGCGTCGTCCAAGGGAGGCGACACGTCACGGATGAATAATTATGGGGCATCGAGGTCGTCATCTCCGGTAATCAGGTCCCTGGCGCACTCGGAGCTTTTGATCTACACGACAGATGTGAATTCGGTAATGTCGCCGTCCGCGACTTGGCCGAGGACGCCGGACATTGAAATTTCACGGTCCAAGTCGCTTTCTACGGTGATGACATCCGGCAGACATTTAGATAACCAAAAGGCCAAAACcatactgtattttttttccctaaaaGAACCTACTGTAAATATATAA
- the LOC100829085 gene encoding E3 ubiquitin-protein ligase ATL41: MSSSTGSTPDTSSIDAPAAATAGTTTSSNLTVLYIIIAVRYGLSVLREWRERNGNGTGALLGSDDLGLSMDDITALPTFTYRSRAPMTPSRCGGGGKSKGREAAAVECVVCLQELADGDVVRVLPACKHFFHGGCIDVWLRTRSSCPVCRAYPEPEAGARLGELSPPLPQLRRCGVSPERHPTSSASRILAEILARSPLRIGSSSSAASGTKEEVILSRSASPMPTATTSDYILSRSPSQAPLAHSASSETLEILVVRSKPPSPIRFGRQSTTRCVGVLERTDVIRSASASPAMSRAQW, translated from the coding sequence ATGTCGTCGAGCACCGGGTCAACGCCGGACACTAGTTCGATCGACGCGCCGGCCGCAGCCACGGCCGGAACAACAACAAGCTCCAACCTCACGGTGCTGTACATCATCATCGCCGTCCGCTACGGCCTGTCGGTCCTGcgcgagtggcgcgagcggaACGGGAACGGCACCGGCGCGCTTCTCGGCTCCGACGACCTCGGGCTTAGCATGGACGACATCACCGCTCTCCCCACCTTCACCTACAGGTCGCGAGCGCCGATGACGCCTAGCAgatgcggtggcggcggcaagagcaaggggagggaggcggcagcggtggaGTGCGTGGTGTGCCTGCAGGAGCTTGCGGACGGCGACGTGGTGCGCGTGCTACCGGCGTGCAAGCACTTCTTCCACGGCGGCTGCATCGACGTCTGGCTGCGCACGCGCTCGTCGTGCCCGGTGTGCCGGGCGTACCCGGAGCCAGAGGCCGGCGCGCGGCTGGGCGagctctcgccgccgctgccgcagctgcGACGCTGCGGCGTGTCGCCCGAGCGGCATCCTacgtcgtcggcgtcgaggATCCTGGCGGAAATCTTGGCACGGTCGCCGTTGAGGatcgggagctcttcttcggCTGCGAGCGGGACGAAGGAGGAGGTGATCCTGTCCAGGTCGGCATCACCAATGCCAACGGCGACTACAAGTGATTACATTCTGTCAAGATCTCCGTCGCAGGCGCCACTCGCTCATTCGGCGTCGTCTGAGACGCTGGAAATTCTGGTGGTCCGGTCGAAACCGCCGTCACCGATACGGTTTGGGCGTCAGTCGACGACGAGGTGCGTTGGCGTATTGGAGCGCACGGATGTGATTAGGTCGGCCTCGGCGTCCCCGGCAATGTCTAGAGCACAATGGTGA